The window TAAATTGGCTTTAGTAGATGATCATGCGTTAATGCGTAAGGGTTTGGCCAATCTGATTGAAGCTTTTGGAAATTGTACTATTGTACTTGAAGCAAACAACGGCGAAGACTTATTTCAGAAATTAGCTACCCAGCCTGCTCCTGATATTGTGTTGATGGATATACATATGCCGGGAATGAATGGCTATGATGCAACAGAAAAACTAACCAAAGCATACCCGAAAATCAAAGTGCTTGTTTTAACTGTAATTGATCACGAATCTGCTGTTATCAGAATCATGCGAAAAGGAGCAAGAGGGTATCTGCTCAAAGACACAAGTCCGAATGAATTAAAACGCGCCATCACAGAAATACACCAGAAGGGCTACTTTCTGAACGATATTGTTGGCAATAAGCTCATCAATAATCTTCGAGAACTCTCGGAACCGGAAGAAGGTTATGCACTACTAACTGAAAGAGAAATTGAATTTCTTCAGCATTGTTGCACAGATTTATCCTATCGGGAAATAGCTGAAAAAATGTGCGTGAGCTTTCGCACGGTAGATGGCTACCGCGAAAGTTGCAGTGAGAAATTACAGGTAAAATCCAGAATAGGTTTTGTTACCTACGCCATTAAAGAAGGTCTGGTTAGGCTTTGATTAAGCAATCTCCCAAACTTCGCGGCCACGCAGTAATTTGTCCAGATCACCCTTGCCTTTTGCAGCAATGATGTCCTGAATTTGTAACTGCATCATCTCTTCATAGCATGGGCGTTCTGTTTCATAGAACACACCAAATGGTCTTGGGAAATGATCTGGCTTGGAAGGATCATCAAACATGCGGATCAGGATTTGTGCTTTGTGGTAATCATGCTCATCATGCACCCAGCAATCATCCGCACTATACTCGCCACCCAATTCCACCACAACAGGTTTGAAACCGTCTAAGCGAATGCCTTTGTTTTGTGTAGCACCAAATACCAGTGGTTTACCCTGCTCCAGGAATAATGTTTCTTCCGGCTTGGTGGCTTTCTCTGTGAATACTTCAAAAGCACCATCATTAAAGATGTTGCAGTTTTGATAGATCTCTAAGAAAGATGCACCCTTGTGCTTTTGCGCACGTGTAAGCATATACTGCAGGTGCTTGGGATCACGATCCATACTGCGGCCAATAAATGTAGCATCTGCACCCATGGCCAGCGCCAGTGGATTGAATGGATGATCAATACTACCGAAAGGTGTACTCTTGGTAATCTTATGCTCTTCAGAAGTAGGAGAATACTGTCCCTTGGTTAAACCGTAGATCTGGTTATTGAAGAGCAGGATATTGATATCGAAATTTCTTCTGAGCAAATGAATGGTATGGTTACCACCAATACTTAAGCTATCACCATCACCGGTTACTACCCACACACTCAATTCAGGGCGACAAGCTTTCAAACCACTCGCGATGGCTGTTGCGCGACCATGGATAGAGTGCATACCATATACATTCATATAGTATGGGAAACGGCTACTGCAACCAATACCACTGATGATTACGATATCTTCCTTAGGAATGCCCAGTGTAGGCATTACTTTCTGTACTTGTGCCAGAATAGAATAATCTCCACAACCCGGGCACCAGCGCACTTCCTGATCTGTTGCGAAATCTTTAGCGGTTAATACCGGTGTATTGGCAGTAGCAGTTGCACTCATGATAATAACATTAAGGTTCTTAAAGTTAGGCCTTAGGGCTTATTCCTGCAATAAAATACAAAAACCCTTTCCCGAACATGATTTTTCTCATCCCTGCTGCAGGGCTTCCCAATATTCAGCAGCACGGCGGGTATGCGGAATTACAATGGTTCCACCCACAATATTCGCCACAGCAAATATTTCATACACGACATCCGTATTTACGCCTAATTCGTGGCATTTACCCAGGTGGTATTTGATACAATCATCACAACGCAGCACCATACTGGCAACCAAGCCCAGCATTTCTTTGGTCTTTTTATCCAAAGCACCCTCATCATAGGTATTGGTGTCCAGGTTCCACAAGCGCTTCATCACCAGATTATTCTTGGAGAGAATCACTTCGTTCATCCGCGTTCTGTAGTCGTTAAACTCTTGTACTAATTGAGACATCGCTGAATTTTTAGTGTGTAAATGTACAAAAGGCAAGGTGCCCGCACAGAATATTTGTACATTGAATGCCTAAATAACAACGCATGAAAAAGCTTGTTCTCATTTTTTTCCTGATTCCGCTAAGTCTGTTTGCGCAAAGCGGAAAAACACCCATGAAAGTGACCGATCTGCTGAAAGTAAAGCAGGTGAGCGGGGGCAGCATTCATCCTGATGGTCAAAAAATTTTGTACTCCGTCAACAGCATCGAACCTGAAGCTACCAGCAAGTGGGAATACCGATATAATAACCAACTCTGGCTCTATGCCAATGGCAGCAGCCGACAGCTTACCAGTGGTGGTGGCGGACAGGCAGCTTGGTCGCCCGATGGCAAACAACTGGCTTTTGTGCGTGCTGCTGAAGGTAGGCCACAAATCTTTCTGCTGAATTTAGATGGGGGCGAACCCGTACAGCTTACGCAATCCAAATATGGAGCCGGCCAGCCTAAATGGTCGCCCGATGGTAGCAAGATTGTATTCAGTGTCAATATTCCGCTCGCAGAACTCATCTCAGACCCTACTTTCAACCCCGGTGGCAAAATGCCAGAATGGCCTTATGAAAAGCCGGGCTTTACCAATAATAGCAACCTGCAGCCCAATAAAGCCATCCCAAATCCTGATGGTAATACAGAAGAAATTCGTGCTTATCTGGCACAGAATGAAAAAGACAGAAAGGCGAAAGTCATCACCAAGCTGAATCTGCAGGAAGAAGCGACTGTATCGAATGAGATGAGTTTCAGTCACCTCATGATTATGGATGCCAAACCGGGTAGTAAAGCGACTGCACTGACAAATGGCTTCTACAGTTTCAATGGCGCTGCATTTACAGGCAATGGTGCGCAAGTAGTAGTGAGTACAGATATTGATGCTACAGAACATCCCGATCGTTCTTTGGAATCAGAGATTTATCTGTTGAATGCAGATGGCAGTGGCATGAAAAAGTTGCTGGGCAAAAAAGACATGAGTTATAACAGCCCCACACCTTCACCATCCGGTAAGTGGTTGGCTTTCCAGTACGGACCAACAGGTTTTGTAAGTGTGCCAGCTTTAGCCATTATGCCGCTTGGTGGTACTGAAAAGGATATAGTGACGATTCCATTCGACAGAAATAAGGGAAATCTAGTATGGAGCGCAGATGAACAAGCCATTTGGTTTACTGCTCAATCCAACGGCGGAACAGTTTTATGCAAGGCCAACCTGAGCAATAAGAAAGTAGAAGTACTCACTGATTACAACAGTGGTATCAGTAGTTATGATATCAAGGGTAATCTGGTTGCCTTCAGCAAAATCATGGTAGAGAATCCATCAGAACTCTACACCAGTGATTTGAGTTTGAAAAATCATCAGCGCATCAGCAATTTCAATCATGACTGGGTAAGCGAGCGCATCCTCAGTATGCCGGAGAAAAGAACATTCAAGAATGAGAAAGGCATGACGGTGGAGTACTGGGTAATGAAGCCGGCCAATTATCAGGCAGGAAAAAAATATCCGGCCATTTTAGAAATCCATGGTGGGCCTTCGGCGATGTGGGGCCCGGGTGAAGCCAGCATGTGGCATGAATTTCAATACTATGCTGCGCAAGGTTATGCAGTGGTATATAGCAACCCACGCGGTTCAGGTGGTTATGGATTGGATTTTCTACGCGGTAATATCAATGATTGGGGTGCGGGGCCTACCAGTGATGTACTCACTGCTTTGGATAAAGCTGTGGGCGAAGGATTTATAGACACAGCAAGACTGGCTGTTACTGGTGGTTCTTATGCTGGCTATTTAACTGCTTGGATCATCAGTCATGACCAACGCTTCAAAGCAGCTTGCGCACAGCGCGGCGTGTATGATCTGCGCACTTTCTTTGGAGAGGGCAATGCATGGCGATTGGTACCTAATTATTTTGGCGGCTATCCTTGGAATGCGGCTACTAAAACGATACTGGAGCGCGAATCGCCCATTAACTATGTAGAAAATATCAAAACACCTTTCATCATTTTCCATGGTGAAAACGATTTACGTACCGGTGTGATACAAAGTGAAATGCTCTACAAGAGTCTGAAAGTTTTAGGTAGAACAGTAGAGTATGTGCGCCACCCGGGTGCTACGCATGAAATCACGCGCAGCGGTAATAACCGCCAACGCATTGATCAAATGCTTAGGACGATGGAATTCTTTAATCGATTCATACAACAGTAACTAATCAAATAAAAATCCCCCACAAAACTGCGGGGGATTTTTTATATCAGTTGTTCTACTTGCTTTCGGAAATATTCAAATTCCAAGTTACCCTTGAGGTAAACATCATTCATGACTTGTTTTAGCAGTTCAGTGAACGATTGTCCGCTGTTTCGTTCATAACGCACTACATCATTGTGGTCAGTGAGTCTTTCGTCAGCAATATCATCACGATATTCACGCCACATATGTAGTAAAGTAGTGGGTGCATGCTTATATACCTGCTGAAAATACTGATGACATTTCTGGTAGTCCTGC is drawn from Chitinophagales bacterium and contains these coding sequences:
- a CDS encoding response regulator transcription factor, which produces MNNEKIKLALVDDHALMRKGLANLIEAFGNCTIVLEANNGEDLFQKLATQPAPDIVLMDIHMPGMNGYDATEKLTKAYPKIKVLVLTVIDHESAVIRIMRKGARGYLLKDTSPNELKRAITEIHQKGYFLNDIVGNKLINNLRELSEPEEGYALLTEREIEFLQHCCTDLSYREIAEKMCVSFRTVDGYRESCSEKLQVKSRIGFVTYAIKEGLVRL
- a CDS encoding 2-oxoacid:ferredoxin oxidoreductase subunit beta, which produces MSATATANTPVLTAKDFATDQEVRWCPGCGDYSILAQVQKVMPTLGIPKEDIVIISGIGCSSRFPYYMNVYGMHSIHGRATAIASGLKACRPELSVWVVTGDGDSLSIGGNHTIHLLRRNFDINILLFNNQIYGLTKGQYSPTSEEHKITKSTPFGSIDHPFNPLALAMGADATFIGRSMDRDPKHLQYMLTRAQKHKGASFLEIYQNCNIFNDGAFEVFTEKATKPEETLFLEQGKPLVFGATQNKGIRLDGFKPVVVELGGEYSADDCWVHDEHDYHKAQILIRMFDDPSKPDHFPRPFGVFYETERPCYEEMMQLQIQDIIAAKGKGDLDKLLRGREVWEIA
- a CDS encoding carboxymuconolactone decarboxylase family protein, with protein sequence MSQLVQEFNDYRTRMNEVILSKNNLVMKRLWNLDTNTYDEGALDKKTKEMLGLVASMVLRCDDCIKYHLGKCHELGVNTDVVYEIFAVANIVGGTIVIPHTRRAAEYWEALQQG
- a CDS encoding S9 family peptidase, encoding MKKLVLIFFLIPLSLFAQSGKTPMKVTDLLKVKQVSGGSIHPDGQKILYSVNSIEPEATSKWEYRYNNQLWLYANGSSRQLTSGGGGQAAWSPDGKQLAFVRAAEGRPQIFLLNLDGGEPVQLTQSKYGAGQPKWSPDGSKIVFSVNIPLAELISDPTFNPGGKMPEWPYEKPGFTNNSNLQPNKAIPNPDGNTEEIRAYLAQNEKDRKAKVITKLNLQEEATVSNEMSFSHLMIMDAKPGSKATALTNGFYSFNGAAFTGNGAQVVVSTDIDATEHPDRSLESEIYLLNADGSGMKKLLGKKDMSYNSPTPSPSGKWLAFQYGPTGFVSVPALAIMPLGGTEKDIVTIPFDRNKGNLVWSADEQAIWFTAQSNGGTVLCKANLSNKKVEVLTDYNSGISSYDIKGNLVAFSKIMVENPSELYTSDLSLKNHQRISNFNHDWVSERILSMPEKRTFKNEKGMTVEYWVMKPANYQAGKKYPAILEIHGGPSAMWGPGEASMWHEFQYYAAQGYAVVYSNPRGSGGYGLDFLRGNINDWGAGPTSDVLTALDKAVGEGFIDTARLAVTGGSYAGYLTAWIISHDQRFKAACAQRGVYDLRTFFGEGNAWRLVPNYFGGYPWNAATKTILERESPINYVENIKTPFIIFHGENDLRTGVIQSEMLYKSLKVLGRTVEYVRHPGATHEITRSGNNRQRIDQMLRTMEFFNRFIQQ